From the genome of Vicia villosa cultivar HV-30 ecotype Madison, WI linkage group LG2, Vvil1.0, whole genome shotgun sequence, one region includes:
- the LOC131648021 gene encoding uncharacterized protein LOC131648021, whose amino-acid sequence MSAAATKAWVVASSIGAVEALKDQLGVCRWNYAFRSLHQHAKNNIRSYTQAKKLSSSASSAVSKKVKRTKEESMNKVMELNCWGPSTARF is encoded by the coding sequence ATGAGTGCAGCTGCAACAAAAGCATGGGTAGTAGCATCAAGCATAGGAGCAGTGGAGGCATTAAAAGACCAGCTTGGCGTATGCAGGTGGAACTATGCTTTTAGATCACTTCATCAACATGCTAAGAACAATATCAGATCATATACTCAAGCTAAGAAATTGTCATCATCTGCTTCTTCTGCTGTTTCCAAAAAGGTGAAAAGAACAAAGGAAGAATCTATGAACAAAGTCATGGAGTTGAATTGCTGGGGTCCTAGTACTGCAAGATTTTAA